One part of the Hydra vulgaris chromosome 01, alternate assembly HydraT2T_AEP genome encodes these proteins:
- the LOC136074381 gene encoding zinc finger MYM-type protein 5-like, translating to MDGKKHAQKSKPVSCFFMPAQSPSKKQAIFTVDQNLNVTFSCGIATNASVDQIVIEDIVDEASRSDEINSAKTTISTCDGDVQQTSLAICIQIPDDLSTVFMNISDPAIWPLIRNSKVIDHIISNCQVQTHIDIYPKNDTGRHFSNCYFTKKLANNETIQRRWLIYPVSKYRVYCFCCRLFDSKSTSSLVSEGYNNWKHLSEMLKVHENSTSHKKSYLLWIDTELRLKTGKAIDCQEQRLIRKETA from the exons ATGGATGGCAAAAAACATGCACAAAAATCAAAACCAGTATCTTGCTTCTTCATGCCTGCACAGTCTCCATCTAAAAAGCAAGCAATTTTCACAGTAGATCAAA ATCTGAATGTGACATTTTCATGTGGAATAGCAACGAATGCATCAGTAGATCAGATAGTAATTGAAGATATTGTGGACGAAGCTTCTCGAAGTGATGAGATAAATTCTGCTAAAACTACAATATCAACTTGTGATGGTGATGTGCAACAAACTTCGTTGGCGATATGCATACAAATTCCAGATGACTTAAGCACTGTTTTCATGAATATATCGGATCCAGCCATATGGCCACTCATTCGAAATAGCAAAGTTATTGATCATATAATATCTAACTGCCAAGTACAAACTCACATCGATATTTATCCAAAGAATGATACAGGCCGGCATTTCTCTAACTGctatttcacaaaaaaacttgcaaacaaCGAAACAATTCAGCGTCGTTGGTTAATATATCCCGTCTCTAAGTATcgagtttattgtttttgttgccGGCTATTTGATAGTAAATCAACATCGAGTTTAGTATCTGAAGGATATAACAACTGGAAACACTTGTCAGAAATGTTAAAAGTTCATGAGAATAGCACTTCTCATAAGAAGTCTTACCTTTTATGGATCGACACTGAACTACGATTAAAAACAGGAAAAGCAATAGACTGCCAAGAGCAACGTTTGATTAGAAAAGAAACAGCatga
- the LOC100211438 gene encoding 2-acylglycerol O-acyltransferase 2-A, translating into MVFIQFAPLCIPFRRRVETFAVLLGVFLAFLAHTFGIIFWFILFFSRWWVFAVLYVSVVVVFDRKCTYQGGRPIWWLRNLFIWKYFCSYFPIKLVKTSYLSPSHNYILGYHPHGIITAGAFGNFATNGNNFSELYPGIKPRLLTLKLMLQFPFVREIYLGLGLCDVSKESIDYICGGSMGSGNAVVVIVGGAAESLDARPGSCTLTLKSRKGFIRMALLTGAQLVPVYSFGENDLYKQVSNSHGSILRKIQERFRRWITFAPVVFYGRGIFQYNFGILPFRRKITTVVGAPIRVFKNVNPQQADVDALHALYVERLKELFERYKKMYSDYPDATLEIV; encoded by the exons atggtGTTTATTCAATTTGCTCCACTTTGCATTCCTTTTCGTAGAAGAGTAGAGACTTTTGCAGTTCTTCTTGGTGtgtttttagcatttttggCACATACCTTTGGcataattttttggtttatattatttttttcaagatggtGGGTTTTTGCAGTTTTGTATGTAAGTGTAGTTGTTGTTTTTGACAGAAAATGTACTTATCAAGGTGGTCGACCAATATGGTGGCTTAGAAACTTGTTTATATGGAAATACTTTTGTTCATACTTTCCAATCAAACTCGTAAAAACATCCTATTTAAGTCCATCACATAATTACATCCTGGGATATCATCCACATGGAATCATTACTGCTGGTGCTTTTGGAAATTTCGCTACTAATGGAAATAATTTTAGTGAGCTTTATCCAGGGATCAAACCACGGTTATTGACTTTAAAAT TAATGCTTCAGTTTCCTTTTGTGCGAGAAATATACCTTGGGCTTGGTTTATGCGATGTGTCAAAAGAAAGCATTGATTATATTTGTGGTGGATCAATGGGGAGTGGAAATGCTGTTGTGGTTATTGTAGGCGGTGCAGCTGAATCATTAGATGCTAGACCAGGATCTTGCACGTTGACTCTTAAAAGTAGAAAGGGGTTTATTCGCATGGCTTTATTAACTGg TGCACAACTTGTGCCAGTATATTCGTTTGGAGAAAATGATTTATACAAGCAGGTGAGTAATAGTCATGGCTCCATATTAAGAAAAATACAAGAGCGTTTTCGAAGATGGATCACTTTTGCACCAGTTGTATTTTATGGTAGAGGgatatttcaatataattttggCATTCTTCCTTTTCGAAGAAAAATAACTACTGTTG ttggTGCTCCAAttcgtgtttttaaaaatgttaatccTCAACAGGCTGATGTCGATGCACTGCATGCATTGTATGTTGAACGTCTTAAAGAATTGTTTGAACGTTATAAAAAGATGTATTCTGATTATCCCGATGCTACTTTGGAAATAGTTTAA